Proteins encoded together in one bacterium window:
- a CDS encoding glycosyltransferase family 4 protein, whose amino-acid sequence MKIAIVNKFFFPKGGQDAVALEEMKMLEKAGNEVAFFSMTHPNNPPSYIWENYFADFVEFSNCGKEYNLLEKLQIAKNFIYNSKAAKKFEEFLKAFKPDIIHCHGIAHQLTYSILVIAKKHKTPVVQTLHDYQTICPNYTLMLGGREICNQQCTKSGYIPCIANKCVKNSLSTSILSSAEMFFNHNILNYTKYIDKFVSPSQFLAELVIKSGINRDKITIISNSLPDIEKISPNFESKDYFIFAGRLSFEKGVYSLLKAFKDLPEQKLLIAGTGPMEEELKQYKSENNINNVEFLGSVDRKILPEYINNSIALIIPSEWYENQPMSIIEAFACGKSVIGCATGGIPEMVINDYNGFIFNMGNIDELKTNIVNLGRKTDKQKTLGQNAYDFALKNYNADKHISCLTKLFTDLLEAKNVLQ is encoded by the coding sequence ATGAAAATAGCAATAGTAAATAAGTTTTTTTTTCCAAAAGGTGGACAGGATGCGGTCGCCCTTGAAGAAATGAAAATGCTTGAAAAAGCCGGAAATGAAGTGGCTTTTTTTTCAATGACCCATCCTAATAATCCCCCCAGTTATATATGGGAAAATTATTTTGCGGATTTTGTCGAATTTTCTAATTGCGGCAAAGAATATAATCTTTTGGAAAAATTACAAATTGCGAAAAATTTTATTTATAATTCAAAAGCCGCAAAAAAATTTGAAGAGTTCCTTAAGGCATTTAAGCCTGATATCATACATTGTCACGGAATAGCCCACCAGCTTACGTATTCAATATTGGTTATTGCCAAAAAACATAAAACACCTGTGGTTCAAACCCTGCATGATTATCAGACAATTTGTCCGAATTATACGTTGATGCTTGGAGGAAGAGAAATCTGCAATCAACAATGCACCAAATCAGGTTATATTCCCTGCATCGCAAATAAATGTGTGAAAAACTCTTTAAGTACAAGTATTTTGTCTTCGGCGGAAATGTTTTTTAACCATAATATCTTAAATTATACGAAATATATTGACAAATTTGTTTCTCCAAGTCAATTTCTGGCTGAATTAGTTATAAAATCCGGGATAAATAGGGATAAAATTACAATTATTTCAAACAGCTTGCCTGATATAGAAAAAATATCGCCAAACTTTGAAAGTAAAGATTATTTTATTTTCGCAGGCAGGTTATCTTTTGAAAAAGGTGTGTATAGTCTTTTAAAAGCATTCAAAGATTTGCCTGAACAAAAACTTCTTATTGCAGGAACAGGACCTATGGAAGAAGAGTTAAAGCAATATAAGTCAGAAAACAATATCAATAACGTTGAATTTTTAGGATCTGTTGACAGAAAAATCTTGCCTGAATATATCAATAATTCCATTGCATTAATAATACCTTCTGAATGGTATGAAAATCAGCCTATGTCAATAATTGAAGCATTTGCATGCGGAAAATCTGTTATAGGTTGCGCTACAGGAGGTATTCCGGAAATGGTAATCAATGATTATAACGGGTTTATATTTAACATGGGAAATATTGATGAATTAAAGACAAATATTGTTAACTTAGGAAGAAAGACCGATAAACAAAAGACTTTGGGACAAAATGCGTATGATTTTGCTTTAAAAAATTATAACGCAGATAAGCATATCAGCTGTTTAACAAAATTATTCACAGATTTATTAGAGGCTAAAAATGTCTTACAGTGA